In Rhodamnia argentea isolate NSW1041297 chromosome 4, ASM2092103v1, whole genome shotgun sequence, the following proteins share a genomic window:
- the LOC115741000 gene encoding polyadenylate-binding protein-interacting protein 7, which yields MSLSKKGLQTSETKLGSSSKAIALNPNAAEFVPFSLRSPSSVNTGNTDATARFLSSGSSGKPGINRSESSVSNNSDDEAHQFWRRQLPDDITPDFKFMGDDESQGLGGLSLAGLSLHDDSEAARFSTSAGSGYVLNDLQELAPHQLNGHSFTEKLRFTGSSLVDNTHSAGFLSMPTKPWDKQVVNDDQLFGSSREMNSYNGTSRNTFINDVFAEHGIVDDMDTSPLDFLALHFPGFAADSLAEVYYANGCDLSMTIEMLTQLELQIDGAFTPNLNSKTLSAPNLSAIDFPALSLSESQSVQQKYAGDDVHQNSMPYRSTDKDNLLLFKSSSSFPSRGAIDFASAVKKMPSQDSNIWKYDRNGSANSNIGSSRNSQGLAGAYNSGHGRGIYGDRLQSRASARSSPVWLETGEAVANMYSELREEARDHARLRNVYLEQARRAYLVGNKALAKELSVKGQLHGMHMKAAHGKAQESIYRQRNPVPMELQGDGRGKERMIDLHGLHVTEAIHMLKNELSMLRTAARAADQRLQVYICVGTGHHTRGSRTPARLPVAVQRYLLEEEGLEYSEPQAGLLRVVIY from the exons ATGAGCTTATCCAAGAAAGGATTACAAACAAGTGAGACGAAGCTAGGTTCCTCGAGTAAAGCCATCGCATTGAATCCTAATGCGGCAGAGTTTGTTCCTTTCTCTCTTAGATCACCGTCCTCTGTAAACACCGGTAACACTGATGCAACGGCAAGGTTTTTGTCTTCTGGGTCTTCGGGTAAACCAGGCATAAATAGATCAGAATCATCTGTTTCAAATAACTCTGATGATGAAGCCCACCAGTTTTGGCGTCGCCAGCTCCCTGATGATATTACTCCCGACTTCAAGTTCATGGGGGATGATGAGTCTCAGGGTCTTGGAGGGCTGTCTTTAGCGGGCTTGTCCTTGCATGATGATAGTGAAGCAGCAAGATTCTCCACTTCTGCAGGCAGTGGATATGTTTTGAATGACCTTCAGGAATTAGCTCCTCATCAGCTCAATGGCCATAGTTTCACTGAAAAGCTTAGATTTACTGGTTCTTCCTTGGTAGATAATACTCATTCAGCTGGTTTTCTGTCTATGCCAACCAAGCCTTGGGACAAGCAAGTTGTTAATGACGACCAGCTTTTTGGGAGTAGCAGGGAAATGAATTCTTATAATGGGACTTCCAGGAATACTTTCATAAATGATGTTTTTGCAGAGCACGGCATTGTTGATGATATGGATACAAGTCCTTTAGATTTTTTGGCTTTGCATTTTCCTGGTTTTGCTGCTGATAGTCTTGCCGAAGTGTACTATGCCAATGGATGTGATCTGAGCATGACCATTGAAATGCTCACTCAGCTTGAG CTTCAAATTGATGGTGCTTTTACTCCAAACTTGAACTCAAAGACCTTATCGGCTCCAAATCTTAGTGCAATCGACTTCCCTGCACTTTCCTTGTCAGAAAGTCAGAGTGTTCAACAAAAATATGCTGGAGATGATGTCCATCAGAATAGCATGCCTTATCGATCTACTGACAAGGACAACCTTCTTCTGTTCAAGTCCAGTTCTTCCTTTCCATCTAGAGGTGCCATTGATTTTGCTTCAGCAGTCAAGAAAATGCCATCTCAAGATTCCAATATTTGGAAATATGATAGGAATGGTTCAGCCAATTCCAACATTGGTTCCAGTAGAAATTCCCAAGGGTTGGCTGGTGCTTATAATAGTGGGCATGGAAGAGGCATCTATGGTGACAGGTTGCAGAGTCGTGCTTCTGCCCGGTCATCTCCTGTGTGGCTTGAAACTGGAGAGGCAGTGG CTAATATGTATTCTGAACTACGGGAAGAAGCTCGTGACCATGCACGATTACGCAATGTGTACCTCGAACAG GCTCGACGAGCATACCTCGTTGGTAATAAAGCACTTGCGAAAGAGCTTAGTGTGAAAGGGCAATTACATGGCATGCATATGAAGGCAGCTCATGGAAAAGCTCAGGAGTCGATTTACCGTCAGAG GAATCCCGTTCCCATGGAGCTGCAGGGTGATGGGAGAGGGAAGGAGCGAATGATAGATCTACATGGTCTTCATGTGACTGAAGCCATTCATATGCTGAAGAATGAGTTAAGCATGTTGAGAACTGCAGCTCGGGCAGCAGATCAGCGATTGCAGGTTTATATCTGCGTCGGGACGGGTCACCACACTCGCGGATCCCGCACTCCCGCCCGACTCCCGGTGGCTGTGCAGCGTTATCTTCTTGAAGAAGAGGGCCTCGAGTATAGCGAGCCACAAGCAGGGCTGCTTCGCGTGGTGATATACTGA
- the LOC115741007 gene encoding uncharacterized protein LOC115741007 isoform X1 has product MQRLIRQALASPTRRSSFENFDHLQLPSSIREVSSRCDSSMASATATARSDKKAMIAATAAMDSQSQPLRNGQNVIPPLELEFAECDCCGLAEECTLEYIGRVRERFGGRWICGLCTEAVKDEAIRSEGGIDNEEALGRHMKFCEQFRSSSPPANPTEDLISAVKQLLRRTLDSPRKPGSVCRPMMVRSKSCFSALSE; this is encoded by the exons ATGCAGAGATTGATAAGACAGGCTCTGGCTTCTCCTACGCGACGATCGAGTTTCGAGAATTTCGATCATCTTCAATTGCCATCC TCCATCAGGGAGGTTTCTTCGAGGTGTGATTCTTCTATGGCTAGTGCTACCGCGACAGCTAGGTCCGACAAGAAGGCGATGATAGCTGCCACCGCTGCGATGGACTCCCAATCGCAGCCTCTTCGGAACGGCCAAAACGTGATCCCCCCGCTGGAGCTCGAGTTCGCTGAGTGCGACTGCTGCGGCCTTGCGGAGGAGTGCACGCTTGAGTACATCGGCAGGGTGCGGGAGCGGTTCGGCGGGCGGTGGATATGCGGCCTCTGCACGGAGGCAGTGAAGGATGAGGCCATCCGGTCGGAGGGGGGCATCGACAACGAGGAGGCGCTGGGCCGGCACATGAAGTTCTGTGAGCAGTTCCGGTCGTCGAGCCCGCCGGCCAACCCTACGGAGGACTTGATATCCGCCGTGAAGCAGCTCCTGAGGCGGACCCTGGACTCTCCCAGGAAGCCAGGTTCAGTGTGCCGGCCGATGATGGTGCGATCCAAGAGCTGCTTCTCGGCATTGTCGGAATGA
- the LOC115741007 gene encoding uncharacterized protein LOC115741007 isoform X2, giving the protein MASATATARSDKKAMIAATAAMDSQSQPLRNGQNVIPPLELEFAECDCCGLAEECTLEYIGRVRERFGGRWICGLCTEAVKDEAIRSEGGIDNEEALGRHMKFCEQFRSSSPPANPTEDLISAVKQLLRRTLDSPRKPGSVCRPMMVRSKSCFSALSE; this is encoded by the coding sequence ATGGCTAGTGCTACCGCGACAGCTAGGTCCGACAAGAAGGCGATGATAGCTGCCACCGCTGCGATGGACTCCCAATCGCAGCCTCTTCGGAACGGCCAAAACGTGATCCCCCCGCTGGAGCTCGAGTTCGCTGAGTGCGACTGCTGCGGCCTTGCGGAGGAGTGCACGCTTGAGTACATCGGCAGGGTGCGGGAGCGGTTCGGCGGGCGGTGGATATGCGGCCTCTGCACGGAGGCAGTGAAGGATGAGGCCATCCGGTCGGAGGGGGGCATCGACAACGAGGAGGCGCTGGGCCGGCACATGAAGTTCTGTGAGCAGTTCCGGTCGTCGAGCCCGCCGGCCAACCCTACGGAGGACTTGATATCCGCCGTGAAGCAGCTCCTGAGGCGGACCCTGGACTCTCCCAGGAAGCCAGGTTCAGTGTGCCGGCCGATGATGGTGCGATCCAAGAGCTGCTTCTCGGCATTGTCGGAATGA